tttcaaaattgagttacatgggaagttgtcgttgttgtgaaccgatttcatctattttccacacgtgccatcagggtgtcaaaaaaatattatataccgaatttcattccaatcggtcgagtagttcctgagatatagtttttagcccataagtgggcaatgccacgcctattttccattttgtaaaaaaatctgagtacagctcccttctgctatttcttctgcaaaatttagtgtttctgacgtttttcgttagttagttaacccacttttagtaattttcaatctaacctttgtacgggaggtgggcgtggttattatccgatttcaactattttcatggtgtgtggtggggtatgtaagagaagcgactgcagaaagtttggtttatatagctttattagtttgcgagttaagtacaaataaccgatttgtgggcggggccacgcccagttccgcaaaaaaattacatccaaatatgccccctcctagtgcgatcctttattccaaatttcacttttatatcttcatttatggcttagttatgacactttatgtgtttttggttttcgccattttgtgggcgtggcaatggtccgattccacccattttcgaacttgatcttcttatggtgccaaggaatatttgtgccaagtttcgtcaagatatcttaatttttactcaagttacagcttgcacagacggacagacggacagacggacggacggacagagatccggatttcaaatctactcgtcaccctgatcactttggtatatatgactctatatctaactcatttagttttaggtgttacaaacaaccgttaggtgaacaaaactataatactctctagcaactttgttgttgcgagagtataaaaacacattcagtactttcatatatatattcgtgatctggacacttgaaaacataaaaatgttcacAGATATCCagggcaacaaaaaaaatcttttttttgtaGGGCTGTGTTATTCATTTGAACTAATATAGTCTGTAAGCTTTTATGTTGATGCAGTCATcaataatttgttgttaatCTATGTAAAGGCAGAAATTAGTAGTTTGTTAATATTTCCAATACTAAAATGGTGAAACTCAAAGAATGGCCTTCAAGTAGGTTTCCTTACACATGGTTAAAATAagtgttgtaaatatatttggtcATTCACTAAATTAAACAGATCTAGAAAACacaaattttgtagaaaaaaccTATTTGCAGTCGAGAAAATATACAGTAATTTAAAGcagcagttttattttttatatgaaataaatataaaatctttagAAAGCTTTTTATGTGCTAAATACTAtggctataaatattttttatactagttTTTTAATCGACATAGTTTTAATTCCGCAATTTAATGAACAGAGCGATATTGACTTTCAAAATGttcatttgtatacatacatatggttaTATGGTTACAACTATAATTGGttgatttaatttgtattaatttaaatttttttgagtgTCATATGAATATCcttattacaaatataatacaCACGGAATCAAATTCTACTTAGAaagtaaatatgattttaactTCGGTTCATTATAATTAGtagcatatgtatttataggcctgttcatttacatatattttcactaAAGAAACGTACCAGTCTATACATGTTTATcaattattaaaatcttaacTACTGGTTTTTCCATCTTACGTTTCAAGTAAGTGAGCaatggttattttttttaaatacatataaataagtatttttattaaaccttTGCATTGAAGTTTAATAATAGAATTGggatacataaaaatatctatggAATCTGAACAAAAAACAGACCTATAATTATATGGTTGAGACTCATATACATTGTAAAAATAAGTACttaaagcaaatttatttacaaaaaaatttatcttCGAATCGTTGGCAATAATCGCAAATGAGTTGACAACATCTTCCGTTATTAAATCGACAGCGACACTTTTCTACTTGCTTGAAAACATGAGTTGTATATCCACGTCCGCAGCATAGATTTGCGCAGTTGTCAGGATGCAAGCATTGCCGATCTTTTGTGACAGAGCAATATGTAGGGGAAGTTTCAAGATAGTAGAGCGTCGTATATTGTGATTgctaacaaattaaatttttataaatgatatattcatatgatgttaatttaaataaacgactaactttttttcttttttgtttcaacCTTTTTAACCGATTTATGGGGGCATTCCGTCGTATTGTACGCAAGTTAGGCGCCTTTCGAATAGcttcattatatttttgtcGTAATAGTGTTGATGTTGCATTAAACTCAgacaattttttccaacatgTTTTCATTGAACAAGACCCAGAAACTCCATGACATTTGCATTTGTCCATCATCAACGTAGATACTGATTCAATACCAAcctataaataaacacatactaCAATTCAATTATAAAGCATCTTCAAATTGGTGGAGTTTCACATTCAAGAATCCCGGTTATTCATATTATATTCATATCAATGTAATTTTtacatacagtggctcacagcttatttcatgcaatataaatttttcagtTTATATTGCCATAAAGTGGAAAGTAAGACACTTAAGAAAAAAAAGTTGATGGATATATATTCTACAATGCTTTACTAATATAGTATGCTAAATAATGTTCTTGGAAGAACAATCTTAcgtttacaaaaacaagaattccaGCTACCTTCCAGAAATTTTGCTCCCAGCTTATTTCATGCACCCACTTGTCTATGTTGTGGAGAAATCCCGTTGCTAGGGTTGCGGTACTAGGCGTTTGTAAATCTTAGGGCTGGGATTCAGTAATAGTTTGaacaattttaatgtatttttgagTGTCGAGTACACCAGTGTACCAATTTGAGTAAAATGGGCCCCCGTACAACGATTGAGCAGCGAGAATTGGTCATAAACCATTTCAAAAATGGAAAATCACAGTGAAAAATTGCTGAGATTGTAAGTTTAAGTAGTGCTACAGTGCAAAATATAATGGAGCGTTTCGTGCATGAAGGTCGCATTCAAAATAAAGGCCGAAACGCACAATTAAAGAAAACCTGAGATTATGAGTTCCAAAGTTCACTATAGACATTCAGGAGGAGCTAGGGAAATCATTTTGTGCTGAAACCGTGCGTCGGGTACTACGTGCGCATGACTTCAATGGTCGAGTAGACCGAAAGAAGCCATTCATTAGCAAAAAAACCAACTAAGCCGAGTTACAATTGCAAGGGAGCCGGAAACCAAGGATTTTAACTTCTGGAATACTGTAATTTTTGCTGACGAGTCGAAATTCAACCTTTTCGGTTCAGATGGAATGGCTTACGTGTGGAGGAAACCCAATACTGAGCTTCAGAGATGTAACATTAGGGCAACAGTTAAACATGGTGGGGGCAGTGTTATGGTATGGGCGTGTATGTCTGCAGCTGACGTTGGAAATTTGGTATTTATTGAGAGTATAATGGACAAAACATTGTACCTTAAtatattgaaagaaaatttaatccAAAGTGCCGAGAAACTTGGGATCCGTCAAAATTTCAGGTATTATCAGGACAGCGATCGTAAACACAAAGCGTCAATAGTACAGACCTGGCTAATATGGAATTGTCCACATTTAATGAATCCGCCGGCCCAGGTACCTGACATGAACCCGATCGAGAATTTATGGTCTTTGTTAGAAAATAACATCCGTAAACTCCGCATCAGTAATAAGCAACAGCTAAAAAGTGCTATTTTGGAAGAATGGAACAAAATTGGGACAGAAATTACAAAAGAACTAGTTGAGTCCATGCCAGCTAGACTAAAAGCTGTATTAAAAGCTAACGGATATCATACTAAGTATTAAGCaagttttatacaaattatttatcttatttttaattaaaagtacactgcatgaaataagctgtgatatgaaatttgtttacgtttctggttttttgtttgtaagttattgaataataaataaaaataataaaataaagtatattttataaactacaCATTCGTATTAACAACTAgaagtttaaattatttcgatatgtgtttttgttgtcaagatataacatttcaaattttgtaaattcatatgcatgaaataagctgtgagccactgatGTATGCCGGCAATTTACTGCAAAAAATTCATAcgcaaaggaaaaaaaaatttcatattgacTTGTGTGACCATTAAATATTCTTTCGTTTCAAAATAtgtgttttagttttttgtcaTTAGTATGAATAGATGGGTGAAACTCTTTTGAATCAAACAAATTGGTTTCAGTTGAATATGCTTCGATAATTTTTATCCAGTTCACTGAACCGAACGCTGTTTATATCAGCTGAACATGTAATACAATGAAATAATATTGTCAAagtattttctgtaaaaaatagaACTCATCTAATCACATCTGTACATATTCAAGACGAAGAGCTATGCGGACGATCTGCAATTTAATGGGTATCTGTTGCTTGGCTTAGGTCAGTTCCGATGTAATCTGGTAGTCAAGAACCAGTTTAATATAGTGGAActtttctaactcgaatcaccataatcaacaaaaagacttcgagttagagagacttacagccggtttcacgaaagtttttaatggaaaattaagttccatttagttttaattttaatttttatttaactttgcacttaaatttcctgcgtttcaccattattgacatttggcatccaaaaaattaaaaggcagggatgttagtaagaataacagctgatttatgtaaacaaataagttgaatttctttgtcaaaatcgtaaacaaatgggaattcagctgatagaaaagcgtaaccatggttacatatgacactatttaaataatatttaaatggcaaagcgtgaccgtttaaataaaaattaaatcaaatggtgaaactgaaatttattatttttcacttaaatttgtttcgtgaaaccggctgttagagttatagaatttgcattaaaacattaaatctttgaaaaagctgtaaactatagatttatacacagttctatttatttacatcgtataaagttttatgtacatacgttaaaacgtgtattctgtaattttgtttgttgcattttgctattgtttagcTCTTGAcctctgtatcccatgcctttgttgtaCCTAAGACAGGCATATGGTTTCCTTACTAttatatgtactacaataaaagctctagaaaccatgaaccagcatagtgacacacatgtagtatattgtaatatgtttacattcatcagctgatacaaacaaattcaagcaaaatgtaattatggcaggcaggaaaattgatcctgacttagttataacttcaatattattacatacatattacatattttcacatcattttttttttcaaattttgttttttgatttcaattaattttgaatttaatttattttctgatgTCAAAATGTccgaaaacatatgattgtagcagaagagcttaaagctttcggtgtgttcaatgcaatccattgtagtacatttcacaacaccacaaaatttcaatgatttcttgaactctattgtagtacggaacaccatttgctttcaaataaaattcggaaaaccggtgatatacatatggtttctgaagcatactacaatagatactacatgtctgtctcaggtattacaCGATTTTTGTaatccataagtataatatcatattttttgttagcctccatacgatatagagacactcgatagtaaaattttaaactttttattaacccctggtcgaaaagttcgatttatttaattaattttgtatgaaattctacttctattgccatatcaagagttcgagttatggcgatcttcgacttatagaagttcgagttatggaagttccactgtatgttgaattctaaaaaaaaaaaatttaatctactCGCGCATATTAAATTCCACCGTAAATCGCTAGTTTTGTACTTGCCTCTGAGTCATGTCGCAAAATTTCAGAAACTTCGTCATCATCACTGTCCCTCAAATTAAGAAAACTCCTTGTCACCCTTTTACCGTGCTTCAAATTATCGTTGCATCCTCCCCATTGAAAATCTTGACCAATTCTGTTTTGCTTCCGTGGGCCACAAATGCATTTAGTCATTCGGCCTTCAGCACACGATCGTGCAATAGTGTGTGTCAGAGCTGCTGCAGTAAGTGCATGTACAAAAGCAGTTTCTTTGTATAATTTCTTAAAGATGTTACGCTTGCCTCGAGTCTCAATTGAACAATTCCACCGATCGTATCTGAATTGACTTTCACAGTGTGATGTTGCTAATCGTCGAGCTTCGAATATTGCATTTGGAAGACCAAACTCCTTACGACATTGGTGATTTTGACGCCTTGTAGCAGGCATGTAAAGGCAGGGACCACCAACTTGTCCTTGTGAAGTGAATACCGCCATTATAGTATGCTCAGATATAAAACGTTCTCTGAAAATACAGGGACATAATTCTCATGTTAGTATATTTCTGATAGTATTTCatcgattgtatgtatattgatgtacataatttaaataaaacgctATCACTCttattatgtttgatttctaACGCGAGTAAAGTTCGCGTAAAGCAAACgtataacaaatatttcaataggTTTTTACTAGCTTCTAATCACACGGAACTTAGTAACCACTTGCCTTTTTTGTACTTATAATGTACTACAATCATTCCAACTATCCGACTTTGGAGTATGaatactttgaattttttaagggaaatattatattaaattaaataacgagTATTTCTATTGAATAATTTACAAAAGGGGAAAGCATACTTTATGAAAGCTCTAAAGCTCGCGTGagcgaatgcgaacgtttgacagttgagttgaatacacatgttcttatgcGATACATCGATGCTAtttatatcatcggaagcaacaacagcaCTGTTACTTCTGCTTTTTGCAGACTGAAGTCGTAGAttgtttcgtctacttgggaattGCTCAGTTGAAGAAGCCGTACAAGTCCTCAGCTTAGAATGCAAGGGAAATTACTCCTGGATATTGTGAAAATTGGGTCTCATAAATGCTTTAGCGTGAAAATCTAGTAGTTAGACTTGCGAAAAacgacaaaaaattaacaaatttcttgATTGTCGCATTGTAGCTATTTGCAAAAATGACCTTTTCTAGTGGTCGGAGGCGATGGCAGATGGCAAATCGAATAGCAACGGAACATCCGTTATTATgatcaacaaattttaatatgagtTTAAACTTTGATTTGAAATCAAGTAGATTGGCCAGGAGGAAATAGTGGAGAAATAGAGAAATAATACGTGGAAATACTGTCTATattggggccaatgctttactttCGTTTTATAAGTAATAtcatccccactgactcaagtaatgtgacagcgacatttgcggatgacaaagccctgttagcagcaggagagtcaacctcagtatctacccttcgagtgcaaacagcagtcaatgcaattactaagtgggcttccaagtggcgcattaaattaaacgattctaAATCAatacacgtagactttacttaaaaaaaaaccatcatacctcccatttatataaatggtactcctataccacatcacaatgatgctaagtacctaggaatcaccctaaaTGCTAAGCTTGCTCCAGTCAAAACTGAATTGCCTGcatttagcaaaataaaaagcatagttaatgctccttggtatgttagatctgctgaccttcaccgtgatcttggtgtcaattcagtagtaaacgaaataaacaAACTTACAAagtctcacgaaatgaggcttagacagcatgtaaatgaggaggcatccagactcatcgaaaCTACTGATcgagacttagcaaggcaactgtagcagcaaatggaTTTCTCTAATATTtagctttaattattattttttaacttattagattataattgttgttagtatttaaccATTATATACTagcacaatttaaaaaaaatcctttctatatatataggtatatatgtacatatatgtatatatatatatatatatgtatatatgcgagGAGCTACATAGCTTTCTCATGTTTTCGCCACCAACGCTCTGAAATTCAAACTCGGATTCGAATACACAAAGAAGTTgcaatttttcaactttaatgcGCTGAGATGCGTAAACGCAGCAACATTCATATTCTTAACAACATAACGTTGCTTACTATCTTGAGTGTTGTAATTATTCTTTGCTACAGTATAATAGCGATTTTAggcagccaaataaattgatcaatttaaatttaaatcgagaaaCCCATTTTTGCCGTTTATACTGCAGGCTACTCGAtttacgatcagctgttatacatttttatactctcgcaacaaatgttgctaaagagagtattatagtcttgttcacataacggttgtttgtaacacccaaaactaaacgagttagatatagggttatatataccaaagtgatcagggtgaagagtggagttcaaatccgaatgtctgtctgtccgtccgtccgtcaaaTAAATCAGCCAatcacagacaaagaacgtatatcgtacgttcttgtcgcagagttgcttttgattttcaagtcgatttaaattcaatttaaaataaatggagattttattttgtatggtaaatcgatatcaataagcgtttaaatcgagcagaggcccgTAAATTGATCGATTtgcttctgtctaaaaacgctataagtattttgtgaaatacaaaatttcttaatttattaataatatatttatcaaatacttaatataatttttttgatgaaattttattaaataaggtACGGAAGCTTTTATTTTCCCTCCGTTGCTTAATTCGAGGTATTATATGCACACTGCTTACAAAAATCAATAAGAATTTAAAACGGACGTCAATATTATTTAGTTCGTTTCCAAACTcccaaataaaaagtgtttttttttttatccagTAGGAAAATCATCAAAAGACATTGTTCCCTTTCAACTCTGGTGTGGGCCTTTAACCTACTAAAAACCATCTCATATAAAAGCTCATAGCGGCTGGTAAAATTGCTCTGCGGAACTTCCGTTAGGTATTACATCGCAATGCCAGCTAAGCATATTGGCTTCAACATCTCAGGGGTTTGTTCTCTGATTACGGATATTTGCTAATATTCTCTGCTCTATAGGGAACTTTACGGGCCAATGTTTTACGTAATACCACACTTGCTTTGATCGCAACATGTGTAGTACTATATTTTCGGACATTATTCTCTCCAACGTTTGTTCTTCCAAATATTTTCTATCTGCTTCATACTTTGggcaattgaaaaatacataCGTCTTTGGTATTTTCTTTTGCACTATCACAAAATGAATGCATTCCTACGTCATCGTGGCCATTCGTGAAGCTGCCGTGACCACTTAGGAATTGCGTCAGGTAGAAGTCTACTGCACCATGGTTTCTACTATTGATACCATGGCCTATTGATATTTTACCGTCACTCGTATACTTTATTGTACTCCAAAGCAAATATCAGGAGGCATTATACCTGATACGACTCCTTTGCGGCTTCATGAGACATTGTATGGAAAGCACTGGCAACTCTAAGTGCACTGAGCTGGAATAGAGATTTGACCGGTATACGTatgtgaatacatatgtattctgcTTTAATGCGTTGACCCATACTGGCGCTGCATACATTACAATCAATTGGGTGACAATGGCAAACAGTGGTGTTCTGCTCTGGaccgtatttattttgtacatcTTACCAAAGCAAACATAATAAACAGGttcaaaatatcaaatgaaGAGGGTCACAAGATAAATGacatatttattgaagaaaacatTTCGTTTGATTCTTTAAAAGAATCATTAAACTTTGCAAATATTATAATCGCTATGAaacaaaatttactaatttatgtAATAAAAGTACCAAAAACAAGGAATGAAATCtgtaattgcattttaataaaaccaataaTCAAAAGTGgaacaattttgaaattaaaatttgaaaacgttttgaaatgtaatgaa
This portion of the Zeugodacus cucurbitae isolate PBARC_wt_2022May chromosome 3, idZeuCucr1.2, whole genome shotgun sequence genome encodes:
- the LOC105220193 gene encoding protein Wnt-4 isoform X1 produces the protein MHLLWLISSIGLSLLHLQLTQCNDLELLRIGIAGSKNENKVGNNGQFNGNSGLNGNDLASINTNNTMMATVFNGGITTSKDIIIDTNFGDTNMGVSVNSETGLGDHGSIKIGESELPLSAVPGLGHNPDLIPTGQFRGYKQIKSYGQQYGHALAGLANLGIIIPKGSNNEDFSRNNGGGRKMQTKVDSEINLMDPTNISGSNGGQNSYLERFISEHTIMAVFTSQGQVGGPCLYMPATRRQNHQCRKEFGLPNAIFEARRLATSHCESQFRYDRWNCSIETRGKRNIFKKLYKETAFVHALTAAALTHTIARSCAEGRMTKCICGPRKQNRIGQDFQWGGCNDNLKHGKRVTRSFLNLRDSDDDEVSEILRHDSEVGIESVSTLMMDKCKCHGVSGSCSMKTCWKKLSEFNATSTLLRQKYNEAIRKAPNLRTIRRNAPINRLKRLKQKRKKQSQYTTLYYLETSPTYCSVTKDRQCLHPDNCANLCCGRGYTTHVFKQVEKCRCRFNNGRCCQLICDYCQRFEDKFFCK